The following are encoded together in the Parabacteroides chongii genome:
- the hisB gene encoding bifunctional histidinol-phosphatase/imidazoleglycerol-phosphate dehydratase HisB — MKRALFIDRDGTLVIEPPVDYQLDSLEKLEFYPKVFRNLYFIRKQLDFEFVMVTNQDGLGTSSFPEDTFWPAHTKMLKALEGEGIVFDDILIDRSFPEDNSPGRKPRTGMLGSYLTGEYDLANSYVIGDRLTDMQLAVNLGAKGIWLRPADEEASQLQAENPSLSPVLITDDWDKVTEFLFAGERRAVVQRTTKETDIYVEVNLDGNGKTEISTGLGFFDHMLDQIGKHSGMDLVIRVKGDLNVDEHHTIEDTAIALGEALLKALGDKRGIERYGYCLPMDDCLCSVALDFGGRPWLVWDAEFHREMVGDMPTEMFLHFFKSLSDAARMNLNVKAEGTNEHHKIEGIFKALARAVKMAIRRDIYKYELPSTKGLL; from the coding sequence ATGAAAAGAGCCCTCTTTATCGATAGAGACGGAACTTTGGTGATAGAACCTCCTGTAGATTACCAGCTGGATAGCCTGGAGAAGCTGGAGTTCTACCCGAAGGTGTTCCGTAACTTATATTTCATACGTAAGCAACTGGATTTCGAGTTTGTCATGGTAACAAATCAGGACGGATTGGGAACGTCTTCTTTCCCGGAAGATACTTTTTGGCCGGCTCATACTAAAATGTTGAAGGCACTGGAAGGCGAGGGGATTGTTTTTGACGATATCCTGATCGACCGTTCCTTTCCGGAAGATAATTCGCCGGGTCGCAAGCCGCGTACCGGCATGCTGGGCAGCTATCTGACCGGTGAATATGACCTGGCAAACAGTTATGTGATCGGTGACCGCCTGACGGATATGCAACTGGCTGTGAACCTGGGGGCGAAAGGCATCTGGCTGCGTCCTGCCGACGAAGAGGCGTCGCAGTTGCAGGCCGAGAATCCATCCCTGTCGCCGGTCCTGATAACGGATGACTGGGATAAGGTGACCGAATTTCTTTTTGCCGGTGAGCGTCGTGCCGTCGTACAGCGCACCACCAAAGAGACGGATATCTATGTCGAAGTAAATCTCGACGGCAACGGAAAGACTGAAATCTCGACCGGATTAGGTTTTTTTGACCATATGCTGGACCAGATAGGAAAACATTCCGGTATGGATTTGGTTATACGTGTAAAGGGTGATCTGAACGTCGACGAACATCATACGATTGAAGATACGGCGATCGCTCTTGGAGAGGCATTGCTGAAAGCCCTGGGCGATAAGCGCGGTATTGAGCGGTACGGCTATTGTCTGCCTATGGATGATTGCCTGTGTAGCGTAGCCCTCGATTTCGGCGGACGTCCGTGGTTGGTCTGGGACGCTGAGTTCCACCGTGAGATGGTGGGAGATATGCCGACGGAAATGTTCCTTCATTTCTTTAAGAGCCTGAGTGATGCCGCCCGCATGAATCTGAATGTTAAAGCGGAAGGAACGAACGAACACCATAAGATAGAAGGTATTTTCAAGGCTTTGGCAAGGGCTGTGAAAATGGCTATACGTCGTGATATTTATAAATATGAACTACCAAGTACAAAAGGTTTGTTATAA
- a CDS encoding type II toxin-antitoxin system RelE/ParE family toxin, translating to MQVIWSPDAEKELNDLVEYCLITFGKRTASNVYQRIRHYEILLAQNPLMGKYEILLEKYPQGFRSIVEHSHYKLIYFIDKQKNIINIVDIWDTRRAPENLVNRLK from the coding sequence ATGCAAGTAATATGGTCTCCTGACGCAGAAAAAGAACTTAACGACCTTGTCGAGTATTGCCTTATTACATTTGGGAAACGAACAGCAAGCAACGTTTATCAACGAATCAGGCATTATGAAATACTTTTAGCCCAAAACCCTTTAATGGGAAAATACGAAATATTATTAGAAAAATACCCGCAAGGATTTCGTAGTATTGTGGAGCACAGCCATTATAAACTCATTTATTTTATCGACAAACAAAAAAATATAATTAATATCGTTGATATTTGGGATACACGCCGTGCCCCTGAAAATCTTGTTAATAGGTTGAAGTAG
- the tnpC gene encoding IS66 family transposase — MVKGKGAELSKEKAARKAVQRLQGSSSEMQAKPIEAVAGQTEQKPQRKRTNNGAKRKTHPECKVEIIEVEPDTPDFRAELATFIGTCEVVRYEMIPTRFIKKIYKIKKYVQDDKVFKGMAPVAPLFNSQYTASFIAGLAELRYLHGMPLENAVEYFRAHGFDLDKGTAQKLVSKTKVQLENLYKALAKAILDDNYICGDETYQKVRLQVATPSGKKIKKGYIWVFVGMTTGLVFFFYDDGSRSAEVFERQIKGFKGAFQCDYYYGYRNIGIGEMTGIKRLPCLQHIKRKFLDIKDNSQAQEIAKLFGLLYHFEHMHRIGKDGWTENTHIQWRQRYSKVILEKIYMRLIAAKDRTGIPPDDPLLAATNHALKQWHEIPLIFASPTYRLDNNEVERINRYISLTRRRFTIGSHTGAEAAALYHSLAITCHRCGVYVFDYFCDIIDKCAAWAPNTPIEKYRDLLPDRWIHTQK; from the coding sequence GTGGTCAAAGGAAAAGGTGCAGAACTAAGCAAAGAGAAGGCTGCACGTAAAGCGGTGCAGCGTTTACAAGGTTCATCCTCTGAAATGCAGGCAAAACCGATAGAAGCTGTTGCCGGGCAGACAGAGCAGAAGCCTCAAAGAAAACGGACTAATAATGGTGCTAAAAGAAAAACTCATCCGGAGTGTAAGGTTGAAATTATCGAGGTTGAGCCTGACACTCCTGACTTCAGAGCTGAGTTGGCTACATTTATCGGAACATGTGAGGTGGTACGGTATGAAATGATACCAACACGCTTTATCAAGAAAATATACAAGATAAAGAAGTATGTTCAGGATGACAAGGTCTTCAAAGGAATGGCACCTGTAGCGCCTCTTTTCAACTCTCAGTATACGGCATCTTTTATAGCCGGACTCGCGGAACTGCGCTATCTACATGGAATGCCACTTGAGAATGCAGTCGAATACTTCCGTGCACACGGCTTTGATCTTGACAAGGGTACCGCACAGAAACTTGTCAGCAAGACAAAGGTGCAACTGGAAAATCTGTATAAGGCTCTTGCTAAAGCCATACTTGATGACAATTATATCTGTGGTGATGAAACATATCAAAAAGTGCGACTTCAGGTAGCTACTCCATCGGGAAAGAAAATCAAAAAAGGATATATATGGGTATTCGTCGGTATGACCACAGGTCTTGTTTTCTTCTTTTATGATGACGGCTCACGCAGTGCTGAGGTGTTTGAACGCCAGATTAAGGGCTTCAAAGGAGCCTTTCAATGCGATTATTACTACGGCTATCGCAATATCGGCATCGGTGAGATGACCGGAATAAAACGACTGCCATGTCTTCAGCATATAAAGCGCAAGTTTCTTGATATAAAGGATAATAGTCAAGCTCAGGAAATAGCAAAACTCTTTGGTTTGCTGTATCACTTTGAGCACATGCATCGCATCGGTAAAGATGGATGGACAGAGAACACACACATTCAGTGGAGACAGCGATACTCAAAGGTGATACTTGAGAAAATCTACATGAGGCTAATTGCTGCAAAAGACCGTACTGGCATACCACCCGATGACCCTTTGCTCGCAGCTACTAATCACGCTCTTAAACAATGGCATGAGATACCGTTGATTTTTGCATCACCGACATATCGACTTGACAACAATGAAGTGGAGCGGATCAATCGCTACATATCCCTGACGCGCCGCAGGTTTACAATAGGCTCCCACACAGGAGCCGAAGCTGCTGCATTGTATCACTCGTTGGCAATAACATGTCACCGATGTGGAGTTTATGTGTTTGATTACTTCTGTGACATCATTGACAAATGTGCTGCATGGGCACCAAACACTCCCATAGAAAAATATCGCGATTTACTGCCTGATCGTTGGATACATACGCAAAAATAG
- a CDS encoding lipocalin-like domain-containing protein: MKYWIIAAVAILMAACNNDTEHKLEGKWQLQQVEANGEVIQADTVFYNFQNILFMYQIYQPDSNSVLYRYGYNTVDENKLTLELEHNPNTLDKFLPYTDWNSKTRVFTIEKLSGKQLILDSEGKRYIFRKF, encoded by the coding sequence ATGAAATACTGGATAATAGCCGCTGTTGCAATCTTGATGGCTGCATGTAATAATGATACGGAACACAAGCTGGAAGGCAAATGGCAACTGCAGCAGGTGGAGGCGAACGGAGAAGTGATACAGGCTGATACGGTATTTTATAATTTTCAGAATATACTGTTTATGTATCAGATATATCAGCCTGATTCCAACTCTGTTCTTTACCGTTATGGTTACAATACGGTGGATGAAAACAAGTTGACATTGGAATTGGAACACAATCCGAATACCTTGGACAAGTTTTTGCCCTATACGGATTGGAACTCCAAAACGCGTGTATTTACTATCGAGAAACTGAGCGGAAAACAGCTTATTCTGGATAGTGAAGGGAAAAGGTATATATTTAGAAAGTTCTGA